The Periplaneta americana isolate PAMFEO1 chromosome 9, P.americana_PAMFEO1_priV1, whole genome shotgun sequence genome contains a region encoding:
- the LOC138706390 gene encoding aromatic-L-amino-acid decarboxylase-like isoform X1, producing MDVEEFRKFAKAAVDYVADYLENIRERPVLPSVEPGYLQELIPKEAPKKPEKWQDILTDMERVIMPGITHWQSPHFHAYFPAANSYPAIVGEILNTGISCLGFNWATSPACTELEVIMMDWLAKLLDLPKHFLASSGGSGGGVLQGSASESTLVALLAARENTVKSVRQKHPEMDAGAIKAKLVAYSSDQSNSSIEKAGVLGSVIMRLLPSDEKCRLRGITLEQAIRNDREKGLIPFYVVANLGTTGTCAFDQLDELGPICKREGLWMHVDAAYAGAAFICPEYRHLMAGVQFADSFCFNPHKWLLVNFECSAMWVKDSNVLVEAFDVDRIYLRYKNQGLAPDYRHWQISLSRRFRSLKMWLVLRLYGAQGLQNYIRQQVALAREFEALVRADDRFHVVTEVVLGLVCFRLKGPDELTRRLHERLMARKKIYVIAATLHDKYIIRFVVCSRMTESRDIHFAWEEIRSQAEIIFASNNVDYGIENSHMVCKEENGANDDNMIHNELPTTNRTDDITCSGTGEFERLVTKKRKHGHQDLEESLLPSNGRGLTMFKAEAIVLGDEEVEELSKKRTRRTLSQVIRFACGSDDNDSDSSR from the exons ATGGATGTAGAAGAGTTTCGCAAGTTTGCAAAAGCTGCAGTGGATTATGTGGCAGATTATCTCGAAAACATTCGTGAAAG GcctgtgctgccatctgtcgaaCCTGGCTACCTACAAGAGCTGATTCCGAAGGAAGCACCAAAGAAACCCGAAAAATGGCAAGATATTCTCACAGACATGGAGCGCGTTATAATGCCAGGG ATTACGCACTGGCAGTCTCCACATTTTCATGCTTATTTTCCAGCAGCGAACTCTTATCCTGCTATCGTGggagaaattctcaacacagggATTTCCTGTTTGGGATTTAATTGG GCTACAAGCCCTGCATGTACAGAACTGGAGGTGATCATGATGGACTGGCTAGCAAAATTACTGGATCTGCCGAAGCATTTTCTTGCCAGTTCAGGGGGTTCAGGAGGAGGCGTACTTCAG GGATCTGCAAGTGAATCAACGCTCGTAGCACTACTAGCGGCAAGAGAAAATACAGTGAAGAGTGTGAGGCAGAAACATCCTGAGATGGACGCGGGAGCAATCAAAGCTAAGCTAGTTGCTTACTCTTCAG ATCAATCCAACTCCTCGATAGAGAAGGCAGGAGTTTTGGGTTCCGTAATCATGCGACTACTGCCCTCTGATGAAAAATGTCGACTACGTGGTATTACATTAGAACAAGCTATAAGAAATGACCGTGAGAAGGGTCTCATACCTTTTTAT GTTGTGGCAAACTTGGGTACAACTGGCACCTGTGCCTTTGATCAACTGGATGAATTAGGACCGATCTGCAAAAGGGAAGGCCTCTGGATGCATGTGGATGCTGCATATGCAG GTGCAGCGTTCATATGTCCTGAATACCGTCACTTGATGGCAGGTGTGCAGTTTGCGGATTCCTTCTGTTTCAACCCCCACAAGTGGCTTCTTGTAAATTTCGAGTGCTCGGCCATGTG GGTCAAAGACTCTAATGTCCTAGTTGAAGCCTTCGACGTAGACCGAATATATCTGAGGTACAAGAATCAAGGGCTTGCTCCTGATTACAGA CACTGGCAAATATCTCTCAGTCGCCGGTTTCGTTCATTGAAGATGTGGCTGGTATTGCGTCTGTATGGAGCCCAAGGCCTGCAAAACTACATTCGCCAGCAAGTGGCACTAGCACGAGAGTTTGAGGCTCTGGTCCGAGCCGATGACCGCTTTCATGTTGTCACAGAAGTAGTCTTAGGTCTCGTGTGCTTCCGGCTCAAG GGTCCAGATGAGCTGACGAGAAGATTACACGAGCGTTTAATGGCACGCAAGAAAATCTACGTCATCGCTGCAACATTACATGATAAATATATCATTCGATTCGTAGTCTGCAGTCGAATGACAGAATCTAGGGATATCCACTTTGCCTGGGAAGAGATTCGAAGTCAGGCAGAGATAATCTTCGCCAGTAATAACGTCGATTATGGAATAGAAAATTCTCATATGGTCTGCAAGGAAGAAAATGGAGCTAATGATGATAACATGATACATAATGAACTACCGACAACAAATCGTACGGATGACATAACTTGCTCTGGAACTGGAGAGTTTGAACGGCTCGTCACCAAGAAACGCAAACACGGTCACCAAGATTTAGAAGAATCCTTGTTGCCTAGCAATGGTCGTGGATTGACAATGTTCAAGGCTGAGGCCATTGTCTTGGGTGACGAAGAAGTTGAAGAACTCTCAAAGAAGAGGACGAGACGCACATTGAGCCAAGTCATCAGATTCGCTTGTGGCTCGgatgataatgatagtgatagcTCTAGATGA
- the LOC138706390 gene encoding aromatic-L-amino-acid decarboxylase-like isoform X2 — MMDWLAKLLDLPKHFLASSGGSGGGVLQGSASESTLVALLAARENTVKSVRQKHPEMDAGAIKAKLVAYSSDQSNSSIEKAGVLGSVIMRLLPSDEKCRLRGITLEQAIRNDREKGLIPFYVVANLGTTGTCAFDQLDELGPICKREGLWMHVDAAYAGAAFICPEYRHLMAGVQFADSFCFNPHKWLLVNFECSAMWVKDSNVLVEAFDVDRIYLRYKNQGLAPDYRHWQISLSRRFRSLKMWLVLRLYGAQGLQNYIRQQVALAREFEALVRADDRFHVVTEVVLGLVCFRLKGPDELTRRLHERLMARKKIYVIAATLHDKYIIRFVVCSRMTESRDIHFAWEEIRSQAEIIFASNNVDYGIENSHMVCKEENGANDDNMIHNELPTTNRTDDITCSGTGEFERLVTKKRKHGHQDLEESLLPSNGRGLTMFKAEAIVLGDEEVEELSKKRTRRTLSQVIRFACGSDDNDSDSSR; from the exons ATGATGGACTGGCTAGCAAAATTACTGGATCTGCCGAAGCATTTTCTTGCCAGTTCAGGGGGTTCAGGAGGAGGCGTACTTCAG GGATCTGCAAGTGAATCAACGCTCGTAGCACTACTAGCGGCAAGAGAAAATACAGTGAAGAGTGTGAGGCAGAAACATCCTGAGATGGACGCGGGAGCAATCAAAGCTAAGCTAGTTGCTTACTCTTCAG ATCAATCCAACTCCTCGATAGAGAAGGCAGGAGTTTTGGGTTCCGTAATCATGCGACTACTGCCCTCTGATGAAAAATGTCGACTACGTGGTATTACATTAGAACAAGCTATAAGAAATGACCGTGAGAAGGGTCTCATACCTTTTTAT GTTGTGGCAAACTTGGGTACAACTGGCACCTGTGCCTTTGATCAACTGGATGAATTAGGACCGATCTGCAAAAGGGAAGGCCTCTGGATGCATGTGGATGCTGCATATGCAG GTGCAGCGTTCATATGTCCTGAATACCGTCACTTGATGGCAGGTGTGCAGTTTGCGGATTCCTTCTGTTTCAACCCCCACAAGTGGCTTCTTGTAAATTTCGAGTGCTCGGCCATGTG GGTCAAAGACTCTAATGTCCTAGTTGAAGCCTTCGACGTAGACCGAATATATCTGAGGTACAAGAATCAAGGGCTTGCTCCTGATTACAGA CACTGGCAAATATCTCTCAGTCGCCGGTTTCGTTCATTGAAGATGTGGCTGGTATTGCGTCTGTATGGAGCCCAAGGCCTGCAAAACTACATTCGCCAGCAAGTGGCACTAGCACGAGAGTTTGAGGCTCTGGTCCGAGCCGATGACCGCTTTCATGTTGTCACAGAAGTAGTCTTAGGTCTCGTGTGCTTCCGGCTCAAG GGTCCAGATGAGCTGACGAGAAGATTACACGAGCGTTTAATGGCACGCAAGAAAATCTACGTCATCGCTGCAACATTACATGATAAATATATCATTCGATTCGTAGTCTGCAGTCGAATGACAGAATCTAGGGATATCCACTTTGCCTGGGAAGAGATTCGAAGTCAGGCAGAGATAATCTTCGCCAGTAATAACGTCGATTATGGAATAGAAAATTCTCATATGGTCTGCAAGGAAGAAAATGGAGCTAATGATGATAACATGATACATAATGAACTACCGACAACAAATCGTACGGATGACATAACTTGCTCTGGAACTGGAGAGTTTGAACGGCTCGTCACCAAGAAACGCAAACACGGTCACCAAGATTTAGAAGAATCCTTGTTGCCTAGCAATGGTCGTGGATTGACAATGTTCAAGGCTGAGGCCATTGTCTTGGGTGACGAAGAAGTTGAAGAACTCTCAAAGAAGAGGACGAGACGCACATTGAGCCAAGTCATCAGATTCGCTTGTGGCTCGgatgataatgatagtgatagcTCTAGATGA